The Vibrio gazogenes DNA segment ACCCAAGGTTGGGCCGGTGCGCAGTATGGGATGATGGCCGTGCCGCGGGTTGGTCATGAAGTGGTGATACACTTCCTCAATGGCGACCCGGATCAGCCGATCATTACCGGTCGGACTTACAATGCCAATAATGTTACACCGTATCCGTTGCCGGAAAACAAAACCAAAACGGTGATCCGCACCGAAACGCACCAAGGCGAAGGCTATAACGAGCTGAGTTTTGAAGACCAGTCAGGCAGTGAGAAAATCTACCTGCATGCGCAGAAAGATACCGACACGCTGGTCGAGAACGACGCGACCACGCATATCAAGCATAACCAAAGTACCACCATCGACAATGACCGCTACAGCCATATCAAGGTCAATGATCACCACACCGTCAGCGGTGAAGCGCGCACTAAAATCGCCAAAAGCCAGACGCTGATGATTGAAGGTGAGTTGCATGTGAAAGCCGGTAAAGTGTGGGTCAATGAAGCGGGCACCGAAATCCACATCAAAGCCGGTGAGCAAGTCATCATCGAAGCCGGGAATGAAATCACCCTTAAAGCCGGTGGCAGCTTCGTTAAAGTCGATCCATCCGGTGTTTCCCTCAGTGGTGCCGGGGTCAACCTCAACTCCGGTGGCAGTGCCGGCAGTGGCAGTGGGTTTGGTGGAGAGATGGCAAAAATGCCAATGAGTGAAGGACAACGATTGAGTATGGGGATTCGTCGTGAGTAATAAACATAGTTCAGAATTATTGGTTAATCAGAAGTACCGCCTCAGTGAGGATATTAATCTTCCTGATGGAACAGCGGTTGACATGACGATTCAATTACAAGATGAAGCTCAAAAAGATCTTGCGGTAATAAAAGAGACACTGACTATATCGGATAAAAGTGTCAACTTTCCGATTAAAATTGATGACTTAGCAAAACAAAATGGTGCTGATGTCAGCCGAATCACTCGGCTCATTGCGACTCATGATGTTGACCATGCACGGGTATTTGAGGCTCAGAATAAAATTGTGCTGCCTGTGGTTGCCGATATTGATGATACCTATATCACCTTTGCCGACGAAAGAATGACGATCGAAAGTTTTGCCGATAAAGTCTATCTTTCTCACGATCCAGTTATCATTGACCATGTGATGACAGCCAACCCGCACCTCAAGCGTAGTTTTAGTCAGATTGTAGAGGGAATGCCGATGGTTGTTTCTCCTTATTCATATACGCATCCTGATGAATCCTACGCAATTCAGCAAGCTGATGAACTGATGAATGAATTCCTGCATTTATCTGAAGAAGAGCAACAGTGGTTTGCGCAGCATCATGAAACAGCCACCAATGCATTGTTGGTCACGGCTAGTTCAAATTTAGGTGTTTATGAAGGGAGTTCTGGAGATAATGGATTATCAGAAATAAATTTAACTGAGATTCTCTCTAGTACAGGTGCAGTGGTCGCTGGTGCACAAATTCAAGGAGATAGAATTAGCAATGCAATTAAAGCTTTTTCAGAGTATTCTCGAGAAGTATCGGAGCAGACTAAAGGGCTATCTGGACAAGCATTATATTCAAATCCGATCTATAAAGAGTGGAGAAAAGAAGCTCGTAGTTTTCAGAAAAAAATGAAAGGAATTTTGTCAGAAGTAGGAAAACCTAGTTATATTAAAAATATACAGGCGAAGCGTATTAATAATTATCTAAATGTTGGGAAAAAGCAACTCTATCGAGCTAAAGACTTTTCTAAAGCAGTTGCTGGTATCGAAATGACAGCCTTATATAAGCAAGCTATGTCATTTAGTAAGATGCTTAGCCGGACAAGTTGGATTGTTGCTGGAGTAGGAACTGTTGGTAATTTTCATGACATTTATAAAACTTGTGAAGTTAGTGGAGCTATTAGTGAGGCATGTGGTCGTTCAACAGTAAGGAATTTGACCTCTGCTACGGTTAATGTTGGTGTAGGTTACGGTATTGGTGTTGGCATTGCTCTTGCTCCAATGAGCGCTGGATTATCTATTGTAATTGTTGGTGCTGCAACATTCTTATGGGGCATGTATGGGGGAGATATTTCTAATGAAATGGGGACGTTTGCAGAGGGGATGATATTTGATTGATTTTGAAATATTAAGAAACTTTGCTGGAATTATGGTGGTTTTAAGTATTTTCCCTTTCTTTATAATTAATATTTATTTATCAGTTATATTGAGGAAAAATAAGAGAACCATGATGATTGATATATTAAGGAATGCTCCATTTAAATTCAAGGAGCGTGCAAAATTCATGCTAGAAGTTAATATGTCTTGGGTTTTTGCAAGTTCAGCGATGTACCTTTGGTTTGGGTATCTGATGTTGAGATTTATATGGAAAATACCAAGTGATGAAATGTATTGTTGGCATTTGAATATCAAGAAAACTTATGGGAATTATTTTGGTGCATTATTTTTATCAGCATTGTTAGCTAATATATGGATGTCTTTCTTTCCTATTTTTATATTGTTTACCTATGTTTAATTTATAATGGTTAAATCATGGTGATCAAGCCCCGAACCAGTGAAAGGATGAGAACTTCAGCCATATATTTTGGGTGAGTCAATAAAGTGAAACTGTTAGTTATAATGTGAGTTTCATTCTATAAATTCAGATAAGCTATTCAATTGATGCCTACATCAAACCGAGCCGCATCCGCGGCTCGCTTATCACAAACACCAATCAGGCTTTATGCAATATTTTCATCCCCATCTTCATGATATCGACAATAATGGGTGGTGATTAGGTTGTTGAGATAGAGTAAAACTTCACACATTTCCTGTCGGTTTTCCCGTTGTTCCGCCAGAAAAATCTCTTCCAGCTGGCGTAAATATTCACGGGCTTTTTGTGATAGTTGTGGATCATAGTGGATGGTTTCGAACATAGTAAATTCCCAGGTAAAGTTAGACTTTGTTCCACCACGGAAAGGGACCAATCTTTGGGTGGTGGACTGTATCGGGTTTGGTCCTACCGTTACCTAGGCTACGGCCAGCTCGGAGGCTGCCCAATCAGTCCACCATAATTTTCAGGCGGCACTGATAGTCGCATAAAAACAGTTCGCTGAGAACCGTTGTTTATGCACCTAAGTATTCAAAACGGGGGACCAATCCCGTCCCGGATTGTTTCCGGTACAGGGTTAGATTAATGAACGTCGGGCACTGGTACAATAGACGCAAGTATGGAAAAAGTATGAGGTTCTTCGACGCACTTCTCGTTTTGGATGGGATACAAGAGAAGAGTCATCGATGGTTTAGGAAACAGGCATATAATCAGCGAAGAATTTGATGAATATTATTAAGTGTACATGCAGTTCAACGGCTTAGGATTCAGGCTCACCATCGATGGTGTCAATGATGAGACATTGGTGGTCCGTGACTATCAGGGCATCGAATCGATCTCAGACTCGGTGGATGATCAAGGTCAACCGGTTTATGGCTATCGGTATCGCATCGATATTGCCAGCCGCAACAGTGACCTGAGTTTCGAGCAGATGGTCGATAGCAGTGCATTACTGGAAGTGCTGCGTGATAACGAAGTGGTACAAAAGGTTCACGGCATTATTCGTAATTTCAGTCGGGGCGATACCGGTCACCATCATACCTTTTATTCACTCACACTCGTGCCTGCCTTAGAAAGACTGTCGCTGCGCCATAACAGCCGGATCTTCCAGCAATTGGATGTGCCGGAAATCCTCTCCGTGCTGCTTCAGGAAATGAATATCAATGATTATGCGTTTTCAGTGCGCCGCGAGTGTGCCAAACGCGAATACTGCGTTCAGTACCGTGAGACCGATTTAGAATTCTTCCACCGTCTGGCTGCGGAAGAAGGGTTGATGTACCACTTTGAACATCAGCAAGACAAGCATGTGTTAGTCCTGACGGATAATCCTGAAGGGTTCGGCCGTCTGGCGATGCCGGTGCCGTATAACGCGCTGTCCGGTGGAGTGTTTGAAAATCCGTATATCTCGACCCTGACCGAGCAGAAACAGATGGAAGTCAGTGACGTCCAACTGGGCGATTACAGTTTTAAAAAGCCATCCTACAATCTGGCTCAGTCGGCCACGGCATCCGATATGAGTTATCAGCGTGGCGACTATGAGCATTTTGACCATCCGGGACGGTTTAAAGATGACACCAGCGGTCAGGCGTTTACGCAAATCCGCCTTGAAGCGTTGCGCCGACAAGCGCACACCTTCCACGGCAAAAGTAACGACGCACAGCTTCAGGCCGGTAAGCGCTTTGATCTGATGGAGCACTTGGACAGTGAGATGAATCGCAACTATCTGCTGGTTCAGGTGGCGCATCAGGGCAGCCAGCCGCAAGCGCTGGAAGAATCCGGTGGCAGTGGTGCAACCACGTATGCCAACCAGTTTGCAGCGGTTCTCGGTGATCAAGTGTGGCAGATGCCCCCCCGCAGCAAGCCGATCCTCAAGTTCCCGATGATGGGCACGGTGGTCGGCCCCGAAGGGGAAGAAATCTACTGTGATGAGCATGGCCGGGTGAAAGTCCAGTTCCCGTGGGACAGATACGGCAGCTCAAATGAGCAAAGCTCTTGCTGGCTCCGCGTGACCCAAGGTTGGGCCGGTGCGCAGTATGGGATGATGGCCGTGCCGCGGGTTGGTCATGAAGTGGTGATCCACTTCCTCAATGGCGACCCGGATCAGCCGATTATTACCGGTCGGACTTACAATGCCAATAATGTTACGCCGTATCCGTTGCCGGAAAACAAAACCAAAACGGTGATCCGCACCGAAACGCACCAAGGCGAAGGCTATAACGAGCTGAGTTTTGAAGACCAGTCAGGCAGTGAGAAAATCTACCTGCATGCGCAGAAAGATACCGACACGCTGGTCGAGAACGACGCGACCACGCATATCAAGCATAACCAAAGTACCACCATCGACAATGATCGCTACAGCCATATCAAGGTCAATGATCACCACACCGTCAGCGGTGAAGCGCGCACTAAAATCGCCAAAAGCCAGACGCTGATGATTGAAGGTGAGTTGCATGTGAAAGCCGGTAAAGTGTGGGTCAATGAAGCGGGCACCGAAATCCACATCAAAGCCGGTGAGCAAGTCATCATCGAAGCCGGGAATGAAATCACCCTTAAAGCCGGTGGCAGCTTCGTTAAAGTCGATCCATCCGGTGTTTCCCTCAGTGGTGCCGGAGTCAACCTC contains these protein-coding regions:
- a CDS encoding type VI secretion system Vgr family protein — protein: MQFNGLGFRLTIDGVNDETLVVRDYQGIESISDSVDDQGQPVYGYRYRIDIASRNSDLSFEQMVDSSALLEVLRDNEVVQKVHGIIRNFSRGDTGHHHTFYSLTLVPALERLSLRHNSRIFQQLDVPEILSVLLQEMNINDYAFSVRRECAKREYCVQYRETDLEFFHRLAAEEGLMYHFEHQQDKHVLVLTDNPEGFGRLAMPVPYNALSGGVFENPYISTLTEQKQMEVSDVQLGDYSFKKPSYNLAQSATASDMSYQRGDYEHFDHPGRFKDDTSGQAFTQIRLEALRRQAHTFHGKSNDAQLQAGKRFDLMEHLDSEMNRNYLLVQVAHQGSQPQALEESGGSGATTYANQFAAVLGDQVWQMPPRSKPILKFPMMGTVVGPEGEEIYCDEHGRVKVQFPWDRYGSSNEQSSCWLRVTQGWAGAQYGMMAVPRVGHEVVIHFLNGDPDQPIITGRTYNANNVTPYPLPENKTKTVIRTETHQGEGYNELSFEDQSGSEKIYLHAQKDTDTLVENDATTHIKHNQSTTIDNDRYSHIKVNDHHTVSGEARTKIAKSQTLMIEGELHVKAGKVWVNEAGTEIHIKAGEQVIIEAGNEITLKAGGSFVKVDPSGVSLSGAGVNLNSGGSAGSGSGFGGEMAELPLSDGDRVELGVSYAD